In Candidatus Dadabacteria bacterium, a single genomic region encodes these proteins:
- a CDS encoding ABC transporter ATP-binding protein, whose amino-acid sequence MNEILYKVRGLGKVFNKSGSSVRALGGVNMDISAGETLGVVGVSGSGKSTLLHILGTLEPPTEGSVFYRGKDLFSQDEEELSVFRNSEIGFIFQFHYLLIEFTALENVMMPCLIARQSLAVARQKACDVLEKVGLSERLNHLPGELSGGEQQRVAIARSIVRGPKVILADEPTGNLDKKTGFSVLDLFCRLNEDYGVTVVMVTHNDEFAKRMKKTVKISDGMVADA is encoded by the coding sequence ATGAATGAAATACTGTACAAGGTCAGGGGACTGGGAAAGGTTTTCAATAAGTCGGGCAGCAGCGTGCGCGCTCTTGGCGGAGTGAATATGGATATTTCTGCCGGAGAAACCCTAGGAGTCGTGGGAGTGTCGGGTTCGGGGAAAAGCACCCTTCTTCACATACTTGGCACTCTTGAGCCCCCGACAGAAGGTTCGGTTTTCTACAGGGGGAAGGATCTTTTCAGCCAAGATGAAGAAGAGCTCTCGGTTTTCAGAAACTCGGAAATTGGATTTATTTTTCAATTTCATTACCTTCTTATAGAATTCACGGCGCTTGAAAACGTCATGATGCCGTGTCTTATAGCAAGACAGAGCCTTGCTGTGGCGAGACAAAAGGCTTGCGATGTGCTTGAGAAGGTGGGACTTTCCGAGCGTCTCAACCATCTTCCGGGAGAGCTTTCTGGGGGAGAGCAGCAGAGAGTGGCGATCGCCAGATCGATTGTCAGAGGGCCGAAAGTGATACTTGCCGACGAGCCCACGGGGAATCTTGACAAAAAAACGGGATTCTCGGTTCTTGATCTGTTCTGCAGGCTTAACGAAGATTACGGGGTTACGGTTGTAATGGTTACGCATAACGACGAATTTGCGAAGAGAATGAAAAAAACTGTTAAAATATCGGACGGGATGGTTGCCGATGCGTAA